A stretch of the Arachis stenosperma cultivar V10309 chromosome 6, arast.V10309.gnm1.PFL2, whole genome shotgun sequence genome encodes the following:
- the LOC130933876 gene encoding uncharacterized protein LOC130933876: MNDVQNSEPDAEEADPEADEVDFFDQHVDNLLAAQDAQKRKGRKTTEFWDVKTIESDGTIKQVKLSVKEAMKPPNGRKVVLRFNNALQPVGDEAGLLSGVMGLLGPDYTKFSICERDWRKVRTRDKVYNEIVKEMFHFEEDSRGIIKGIISKMLGRAWKETRNRLYHRYYDVELSLAANIKNRPDGITADHWKRFLDYRNSKETQDKCIQNAENRSKQLYTHTSGSKSLARLGEEESERQGRIVSRGELYLLTHKKTNGSYIHDAAHAIGERIEAIEQGDESSRLLSQNDSLAQALGRERPGRVRGMGLGPTSSQVFGMNSNQQSNGFEREETQRVLLELQAELAAEKLKRKAVEDEVAAEKTKRQAVEDEVAAGKVRMQAMESALICLLQGQGRKLPSDVATWMSALGGQNRK; encoded by the exons ATGAATGATGTTCAAAACTCGGAGCCAGACGCCGAAGAGGCAGACCCGGAGGCAGATGAGGTAGATTTTTTTGACCAACATGTTGATAACCTTCTTGCTGCACAGGATGCTCAGAAGCGCAAGGGACGCAAGACCACAGAATTTTGGGATGTTAAAACAATTG AATCCGATGGCACAATCAAACAGGTCAAACTGAGTGTGAAGGAAGCTATGAAGCCACCTAACGGAAGAAAGGTCGTACTCAGGTTTAACAATGCACTGCAACCAGTTGGGGATGAAGCAGGTCTACTGAGCGGCGTTATGGGGCTGCTAGGACCTGATTACACCAAATTTTCAATCTGCGAGAGGGACTGGAGAAAGGTTCGCACCAGGGACAAAGTCTATAATGAAATAGTAAAG GAAATGTTCCATTTTGAAGAAGATAGCAGAGGAATTATAAAAGGTATAATATCCAAGATGCTAGGAAGGGCTTGGAAGGAAACGAGGAACAGATTATACCATCGCTACTATGACGTAGAACTTTCACTTGCAGCAAATATTAAAAACCGCCCAGATGGAATTACTGCAGACCATTGGAAAAGATTTCTCGATTATCGCAACAGCAAAGAGACACAG GATAAGTGTATTCAAAATGCCGAGAATCGATCAAAGCAGCTTTACACCCACACCAGTGGATCGAAAAGTTTGGCAAGGCTCGGAGAAGAAGAG TCGGAACGACAAGGGAGGATAGTTAGTAGAGGAGAGTTGTATCTCTTAACGCACAAAAAAACCAATGGCTCCTATATCCATGATGCAGCTCACGCTATTGGA GAAAGAATTGAGGCTATTGAGCAAGGCGATGAATCTTCTAGACTGTTATCCCAGAATGATTCGCTTGCTCAAGCTCTCGGAAGAGAACGCCCGGGTAGGGTGCGTGGAATGGGGTTGGGACCGACTTCTAGTCAAGTCTTCGGTATGAATTCCAATCAGCAGAGCAATGGTTTTGAAAGGGAAGAGACCCAAAGGGTGCTGCTTGAACTGCAAGCAGAGTTGGCAGCAGAGAAATTGAAAAGGAAGGCAGTGGAGGATGAAGTAGCAGCCGAGAAGACCAAAAGACAGGCAGTGGAGGATGAAGTAGCAGCTGGAAAGGTCAGGATGCAGGCAATGGAGAGTGCTTTGATATGTCTACTTCAAGGGCAAGGTAGGAAGCTGCCATCAGACGTCGCAACATGGATGAGTGCGTTGGGGGGACAGAATAGAAAGTAG